The Ziziphus jujuba cultivar Dongzao chromosome 7, ASM3175591v1 genome includes a region encoding these proteins:
- the LOC107424510 gene encoding rhodanese-like domain-containing protein 15, chloroplastic yields MEATLFSSSACFAGSLPLPPLGHQNLNQRFLFSTTPNQQVCSTAIKHKVSSFCPKAALRGNLEAVGVPTSVPVRVAIELLQAGHRYLDVRTPEEFSAGHAPRAINIPYMYKVGSGMTKNPHFLAEVLSHFRKDDEIIVGCLSGKRSMMAAADLLAAGFSGITDIAGGYAAWTESELPIEM; encoded by the exons ATGGAAGCGACGTTGTTTTCGTCCTCCGCTTGCTTTGCTGGGTCTCTTCCACTCCCTCCACTCGGCCATCAAAATCTCAATCAGAG GTTTTTGTTTTCTACAACGCCCAATCAGCAGGTCTGTAGCACTGCAATCAAACATAAGGTTTCCAGCTTTTG TCCAAAGGCTGCTCTAAGAGGGAATTTAGAAGCGGTTGGAGTTCCGACTTCGGTGCCAGTTCGAGTTGCTATCGAGCTTTTACAAGCAGGGCACCGCTACTTAGACGTCAG GACTCCTGAAGAATTCAGTGCAGGACATGCCCCTAGAGCTATTAACATCCCTTACATGTACAAAGTTGGATCAG GGATGACAAAGAACCCTCACTTTCTGGCTGAAGTATTATCGCATTTCAGAAAGGACGATGAAATTATTGTT GGGTGTCTAAGTGGGAAAAGGTCCATGATGGCTGCAGCTGATCTATTAGCTGCT GGTTTCTCTGGTATTACTGACATAGCTGGTGGATATGCTGCTTGGACAGAGAGTGAACTCCCAATAGAGATGTGA
- the LOC107431476 gene encoding protein IQ-DOMAIN 20, which yields MATSRNWFKLIRRKFVRSSARDIIVVHTEDSSSNLHEETIILEHPNSPPASTDSTTPQKQVLTKQDIAAIKIQAFFRGHLARRAFRALKSLVKLQALVRGAYVRRQSRIALHCMHSLVRLQVNVRARQLLSTSSNGRSTKSSDIFTRRPRK from the exons ATGGCAACTTCACGAAACTGGTTCAAGCTAATCCGAAGGAAGTTTGTCCGATCATCTGCCAGAGATATCATTGTTGTTCATACCGAAGACAGCAGTTCAAATCTCCATGAAGAAACAATCATTCTTGAACACCCCAATTCCCCACCTGCATCAACAGATTCAACAACACCCCAAAAGCAGGTTCTAACCAAACAAGACATTGCTGCTATCAAAATCCAAGCATTTTTCAGGGGACATCTT GCACGACGGGCATTTCGAGCGCTGAAGAGCCTGGTGAAGCTGCAAGCATTGGTTCGTGGGGCGTACGTTAGGAGACAGTCGCGCATCGCTCTGCATTGCATGCATTCACTCGTTCGACTGCAAGTCAATGTTCGTGCTCGGCAGCTGCTCAGCACATCCAGTAATGGCCGATCTACCAAGTCTTCAGATATATTTACCAGACGTCCACGCAAATAG